In one Ignavibacteriales bacterium genomic region, the following are encoded:
- a CDS encoding T9SS type A sorting domain-containing protein: protein MEQNYPNPFNPSTVISYSILTASNVTLRIYDVLGKLITTLVNENREAGNYKVNFNASELSNGIYYYKLQSGNFVAIKKMLLLK, encoded by the coding sequence TTGGAACAAAATTACCCAAATCCATTTAATCCAAGCACAGTCATATCATACTCAATACTTACTGCTTCAAATGTAACACTAAGAATATATGACGTGTTAGGAAAATTGATAACAACTCTTGTAAATGAAAACCGGGAAGCTGGAAATTATAAAGTTAATTTTAATGCCAGTGAGTTAAGCAATGGGATTTATTATTACAAATTACAATCCGGTAATTTTGTTGCAATAAAGAAAATGTTGTTATTAAAATAG